In the Haloactinospora alba genome, GACCCAGGCGCTGGCCGACCCGTGCCAGACCAAGGTCGTGCGGTCGGTCGACGGGAGCCAGCAGACCAGCGACGGTCCGTTCGTGGAGGCCAAGGAATACCTCGGCGGGTTCTACGTCATCGACGTGGAGGACGAGGAGCGCGCTCTGGAACTCGCGAAACTGATCCCGGACACGCGGATCGACGGGCTCGCGGTGGAGCTGCGGCCCGTGATGTTCAGCGACTTCGGAGACCTGTGACACCCGGAAGCGACGAGGGCGAGGGCCTGCTGCGTGAACTGGCGCCGCAGGTCCTCGCTCGCCTCGTGCGCACGTATGGCACCGACCAGTTCGACCTGTGCGAGGACGCGGTCCAAGACGCGCTCCTGGCAGCACACCGCCAGTGGCAGTCGGCCGTGCCCTCGGACCCGCTCGGCTGGCTCGTGACCACTGCCCGTCGCCGCTACGTTGACCGGATCCGTTCCGATTCGAGGCGTCGCGAGCGCGAGACCCGCGAGGCTGTCCTGACCGAGCCGCTGGCGCATGTCGGCGCCGATCCGTCCCTCGCGGGCGACAGTCTCCTTTTGCTCCAGCTCTGCTGCCATCCGGCCCTTCCCCGTACCGGCCAGGTCGCTCTCGCCCTCCGCGCGGTCGCGGGTCTGAGCACGGCGCAGATCGCGAACGTCCACCAGCTTCCCGAACCCACAGTGGCGCAACGCATCACCCGCGCCAAGCGCCGTCTCGCCGAACTCGACAGCGCGCTGCCGCGTCCCCGCGACGCCGCCGAGCGGCTCGGTCCGGTACTCGACGTTCTCTACGCCATGCTCACCGAGGCGCACCACACCACCTCGGGCGCACCGGCCCGGGACACCGACCTCGCCGCCGAAGCCGTGCACCTGGCACGGTTGCTGCACGAGGCGCTCCCCACCGACTCCGAGGTCGCCGGACTCCTCGCGCTCATGCTGCTCACCGAGTCGCGGGGCCCGGCGCGCCAAGCCCCCGACGGCTCACTGATTCCGCTCGACGAGCAGGACCGGCGCATGTGGGACCACGCACGGGCGGACGAAGGTCTCGCACTGGTCGCGGCAGCAGCGCCCGGAGCAGCGCCGGGTCCCTTCCTGCTGCAGGCATGCATCGCCGCCCTGCATGCCGAGGCTCCCGACACCGCGTCCACCGACTGGAGCGAGATCCTCGCGCTCTACGACGTGCTTGACGTCGTGACGGGACGCAACAACCCCACAGTTGCGTTGAACAGGATCATCGCGGTAGCGCAAGTACACGGTGA is a window encoding:
- a CDS encoding YciI family protein translates to MKYLILMHVDPDVLEQLPPEQGKRIQEGHAAFMAETKERGEFAGTQALADPCQTKVVRSVDGSQQTSDGPFVEAKEYLGGFYVIDVEDEERALELAKLIPDTRIDGLAVELRPVMFSDFGDL
- a CDS encoding RNA polymerase sigma factor, coding for MTPGSDEGEGLLRELAPQVLARLVRTYGTDQFDLCEDAVQDALLAAHRQWQSAVPSDPLGWLVTTARRRYVDRIRSDSRRRERETREAVLTEPLAHVGADPSLAGDSLLLLQLCCHPALPRTGQVALALRAVAGLSTAQIANVHQLPEPTVAQRITRAKRRLAELDSALPRPRDAAERLGPVLDVLYAMLTEAHHTTSGAPARDTDLAAEAVHLARLLHEALPTDSEVAGLLALMLLTESRGPARQAPDGSLIPLDEQDRRMWDHARADEGLALVAAAAPGAAPGPFLLQACIAALHAEAPDTASTDWSEILALYDVLDVVTGRNNPTVALNRIIAVAQVHGDASALDALHQLSAHHPRLSRIDAVRAHLLERLGRTGDAADAYREAARATRNLAERQYLQNRLRALTRPDP